One region of Etheostoma cragini isolate CJK2018 chromosome 16, CSU_Ecrag_1.0, whole genome shotgun sequence genomic DNA includes:
- the LOC117959134 gene encoding 3-hydroxy-3-methylglutaryl-coenzyme A reductase-like isoform X1 yields the protein MLARVFRLHGLLVASHPWEVIVGTLALTVCLMSMNNLASSSQMCTWNNCPKLEEKVDSSDVSILTITRCMAIVYIYFQFKNLRQLGSKYILGIAGLFTVFSSFVFSTVVIHFFGKELTGLNEALPFFLLLTDLSKACALAKFALSSNSQEEVRDNISQGMAILGPTFTLDALVECLVIGIGTMSGVPQLEIMCSFGCMSVLANYVVFMTFFPACVSLVLELSRESREGRPIWQLSHFSRVLAEEEDNKPNPVTQRVKVIMSLSLALVHAHTRLAAEHPGHNRSTEGPIVERLDPGGTMWPLKLTSMDLEQVITLGLALLLAVKYIFFEQTETESSLSLMSPIISSPLSQKPKLAVDCCRRDVPAPKPRATMNGTLTTNPTSPAVSDSKLSPEAGMAVRETEVSQPPAASAENGFCVSGLGGSFAPTTRVPHSSCNSETRSLEECMAILSDPQRGARFLSNKEVMNLVTSRNILNYKLEAVLETPERGVAIRREMLSPKLPVLSALASLPYKDYDYSKVMGTCCESVIGYMPVPVGVAGPLLLDEKQFYIPMATTEGCLVASTNRGCRALSLSGGCRSRILADSMTRGPVVRLPSACRAAEVKVWLETSDGFSVIKEVFDQTSRFARLEKLMVGLAGRNLYIRFQSQTGDAMGMNMLSKGTEQALQRLRQQYPDVEVLSVSGNYCTDKKSAAINWILGRGKSAVCEATIPANVVQKVLKSSTASLVDLNINKNLVGSAMAGSIGGFNAHAANIVAAIYIACGQDPAQTVGSSNCITLMEPAGPEGEDLYISCTMPSIELGTVGGGTNLAPQQACLQMLGVQGTSSNQPGDNARQLARVVCATVLAGELSLMGALAAGHLVKSHMAHNRSQTNLSETP from the exons ATGTTGGCTCGTGTGTTCAGGCTCCATGGCCTGCTGGTCGCCTCCCACCCATGGGAGGTAATAGTTGGCACCCTTGCTCTCACCGTCTGTCTCATGTCTATGAACAACCTGGCATCCAGCAGCCAGATGTGCACCTGGAATAATTGCCCCAAACTCGAGGAG AAAGTCGACAGTAGTGACGTAAGCATCCTAACAATCACACGATGCATGGCCATCGTTTATATCTATTTCCAGTTCAAGAATCTGCGACAACTGGGCTCCAAATATATACTGG GTATTGCAGGTTTGTTCACAGTGTTTTCCAGCTTTGTATTCAGTACAGTGGTCATCCACTTCTTTGGGAAAGAGCTGACGGGTCTGAA TGAAGCTCTGCCGTTCTTCCTCCTGCTCACCGACCTGTCCAAAGCCTGCGCATTGGCCAAGTTCGCCCTCAGCTCCAACTCTCAG GAGGAGGTGAGGGACAACATCTCCCAAGGCATGGCCATCCTGGGCCCCACCTTCACCCTGGATGCCCTGGTTGAGTGCCTGGTCATTGGGATTGGCACCATGTCAG GTGTGCCTCAATTGGAGATCATGTGTTCTTTTGGCTGTATGTCTGTCCTGGCCAATTATGTGGTCTTCATGACCTTCTTCCCTGCGTGTGTCTCCCTGGTCCTGGAG ctgtCCAGGGAAAGTCGCGAGGGCCGTCCAATCTGGCAACTGAGCCACTTTTCCCGCGTGCTGGCTGAAGAAGAGGACAACAAGCCCAACCCTGTGACACAGAGAGTTAAAGTCATCATG TCTCTGAGCCTGGCCTTGGTTCATGCTCACACACGACTAGCAGCTGAGCACCCAGGTCACAACCGCTCGACGGAGGGACCAATAGTTGAGAGACTGGACCCTGGTGGTACTATGTGGCCTCTGAAGCTCACCAG TATGGATCTGGAACAGGTGATAACTCTTGGTCTTGCCCTGCTCCTGGCTGTGAAGTACATCTTCTTTGagcaaacagagacagagtctTCCCTGTCCCTAATGAGTCCCATTATCAGCTCTCCTCTGAGCCAGAAGCCCAAGTTGGCAGTGGACTGCTGCAGGAGGGACGTTCCAGCCCCAAAACCCCGGGCAACCATGAACGGTACCTTGACAACCAACCCTACCTCACCAGCTGTCTCGGACTCTAAACTTTCCCCTGAGGCTGGCATGGCGGTCAGAGAGACGG AGGTGAGTCAGCCTCCAGCAGCCTCCGCGGAGAACGGCTTCTGTGTTTCAGGTTTAGGGGGCTCTTTTGCTCCAACAACACGCGTTCCTCATAGTAGCTGTAATTCTGAGACCCGGTCTCTGGAGGAATGTATGGCCATCCTGTCAGATCCTCAG AGGGGGGCCCGTTTTCTCAGCAATAAAGAGGTGATGAACCTGGTTACCTCACGTAACATCCTGAACTACAAGCTGGAAGCTGTCCTGGAGACTCCAGAGCGGGGCGTGGCCATCAGGAGGGAAATGCTTTCACCCAAACTGCCTGTTCTCTCAGCTTTGGCTTCTCTGCCTTATAAAGACTACGACTATTCCAAG GTGATGGGGACATGCTGTGAGAGTGTGATTGGCTACATGCCGGTGCCAGTTGGAGTGGCTGGTCCCCTTCTGTTGGATGAGAAGCAGTTTTACATTCCTATGGCGACCACCGAGGGCTGCCTGGTAGCCAGCACTAACAGAGGATGCAGGGCCCTTTCT CTGAGCGGGGGTTGCCGCAGCAGGATCCTAGCTGACAGTATGACCAGGGGTCCTGTGGTGAGGCTGCCCTCAGCGTGCCGGGCTGCAGAGGTCAAAGTCTGGCTCGAGACCTCTGATGGATTCAGCGTGATCAAAGAGGTTTTTGACCAGACCAGCAG GTTTGCTCGACTGGAGAAGCTCATGGTGGGCTTAGCAGGGAGGAACTTGTACATTCGCTTCCAGTCTCAGACGGGAGACGCCATGGGCATGAACATGCTCTCCAAG GGGACTGAACAGGCTCTGCAGAGACTCCGGCAGCAGTATCCAGACGTGGAGGTGCTGTCGGTCAGTGGCAACTATTGCACCGACAAGAAGTCTGCTGCCATAAACTGGATCCTGGGCCGGGGAAAGTCAGCTGTGTGCGAGGCCACCATCCCTGCCAACGTGGTCCAGAAG GTGTTAAAAAGCAGCACAGCTTCTCTGGTGGATCTTAACATCAACAAGAACCTGGTGGGCTCGGCCATGGCCGGCAGCATCGGGGGCTTTAATGCTCATGCCGCCAACATCGTAGCAGCCATCTACATTGCCTGTGGACAG GACCCGGCTCAGACAGTGGGGAGCTCCAACTGTATCACGCTGATGGAGCCTGCTGGTCCGGAGGGGGAAGACCTGTACATCAGCTGCACCATGCCCTCCATAGAGCTGGGCACTGTGGGAGGGGGCACCAACCTGGCTCCACAGCAGGCTTGTCTGCAG ATGCTCGGTGTCCAAGGGACCAGTTCCAACCAGCCAGGCGATAACGCCCGTCAGCTGGCCCGGGTGGTTTGTGCCACGGTTCTGGCGGGGGAGCTCTCCCTGATGGGCGCTTTAGCTGCTGGACACCTCGTCAAGAGCCACATGGCCCACAACAG ATCCCAAACCAACCTGTCAGAAACACCTTGA
- the LOC117959134 gene encoding 3-hydroxy-3-methylglutaryl-coenzyme A reductase-like isoform X2 yields MAIVYIYFQFKNLRQLGSKYILGIAGLFTVFSSFVFSTVVIHFFGKELTGLNEALPFFLLLTDLSKACALAKFALSSNSQEEVRDNISQGMAILGPTFTLDALVECLVIGIGTMSGVPQLEIMCSFGCMSVLANYVVFMTFFPACVSLVLELSRESREGRPIWQLSHFSRVLAEEEDNKPNPVTQRVKVIMSLSLALVHAHTRLAAEHPGHNRSTEGPIVERLDPGGTMWPLKLTSMDLEQVITLGLALLLAVKYIFFEQTETESSLSLMSPIISSPLSQKPKLAVDCCRRDVPAPKPRATMNGTLTTNPTSPAVSDSKLSPEAGMAVRETEVSQPPAASAENGFCVSGLGGSFAPTTRVPHSSCNSETRSLEECMAILSDPQRGARFLSNKEVMNLVTSRNILNYKLEAVLETPERGVAIRREMLSPKLPVLSALASLPYKDYDYSKVMGTCCESVIGYMPVPVGVAGPLLLDEKQFYIPMATTEGCLVASTNRGCRALSLSGGCRSRILADSMTRGPVVRLPSACRAAEVKVWLETSDGFSVIKEVFDQTSRFARLEKLMVGLAGRNLYIRFQSQTGDAMGMNMLSKGTEQALQRLRQQYPDVEVLSVSGNYCTDKKSAAINWILGRGKSAVCEATIPANVVQKVLKSSTASLVDLNINKNLVGSAMAGSIGGFNAHAANIVAAIYIACGQDPAQTVGSSNCITLMEPAGPEGEDLYISCTMPSIELGTVGGGTNLAPQQACLQMLGVQGTSSNQPGDNARQLARVVCATVLAGELSLMGALAAGHLVKSHMAHNRSQTNLSETP; encoded by the exons ATGGCCATCGTTTATATCTATTTCCAGTTCAAGAATCTGCGACAACTGGGCTCCAAATATATACTGG GTATTGCAGGTTTGTTCACAGTGTTTTCCAGCTTTGTATTCAGTACAGTGGTCATCCACTTCTTTGGGAAAGAGCTGACGGGTCTGAA TGAAGCTCTGCCGTTCTTCCTCCTGCTCACCGACCTGTCCAAAGCCTGCGCATTGGCCAAGTTCGCCCTCAGCTCCAACTCTCAG GAGGAGGTGAGGGACAACATCTCCCAAGGCATGGCCATCCTGGGCCCCACCTTCACCCTGGATGCCCTGGTTGAGTGCCTGGTCATTGGGATTGGCACCATGTCAG GTGTGCCTCAATTGGAGATCATGTGTTCTTTTGGCTGTATGTCTGTCCTGGCCAATTATGTGGTCTTCATGACCTTCTTCCCTGCGTGTGTCTCCCTGGTCCTGGAG ctgtCCAGGGAAAGTCGCGAGGGCCGTCCAATCTGGCAACTGAGCCACTTTTCCCGCGTGCTGGCTGAAGAAGAGGACAACAAGCCCAACCCTGTGACACAGAGAGTTAAAGTCATCATG TCTCTGAGCCTGGCCTTGGTTCATGCTCACACACGACTAGCAGCTGAGCACCCAGGTCACAACCGCTCGACGGAGGGACCAATAGTTGAGAGACTGGACCCTGGTGGTACTATGTGGCCTCTGAAGCTCACCAG TATGGATCTGGAACAGGTGATAACTCTTGGTCTTGCCCTGCTCCTGGCTGTGAAGTACATCTTCTTTGagcaaacagagacagagtctTCCCTGTCCCTAATGAGTCCCATTATCAGCTCTCCTCTGAGCCAGAAGCCCAAGTTGGCAGTGGACTGCTGCAGGAGGGACGTTCCAGCCCCAAAACCCCGGGCAACCATGAACGGTACCTTGACAACCAACCCTACCTCACCAGCTGTCTCGGACTCTAAACTTTCCCCTGAGGCTGGCATGGCGGTCAGAGAGACGG AGGTGAGTCAGCCTCCAGCAGCCTCCGCGGAGAACGGCTTCTGTGTTTCAGGTTTAGGGGGCTCTTTTGCTCCAACAACACGCGTTCCTCATAGTAGCTGTAATTCTGAGACCCGGTCTCTGGAGGAATGTATGGCCATCCTGTCAGATCCTCAG AGGGGGGCCCGTTTTCTCAGCAATAAAGAGGTGATGAACCTGGTTACCTCACGTAACATCCTGAACTACAAGCTGGAAGCTGTCCTGGAGACTCCAGAGCGGGGCGTGGCCATCAGGAGGGAAATGCTTTCACCCAAACTGCCTGTTCTCTCAGCTTTGGCTTCTCTGCCTTATAAAGACTACGACTATTCCAAG GTGATGGGGACATGCTGTGAGAGTGTGATTGGCTACATGCCGGTGCCAGTTGGAGTGGCTGGTCCCCTTCTGTTGGATGAGAAGCAGTTTTACATTCCTATGGCGACCACCGAGGGCTGCCTGGTAGCCAGCACTAACAGAGGATGCAGGGCCCTTTCT CTGAGCGGGGGTTGCCGCAGCAGGATCCTAGCTGACAGTATGACCAGGGGTCCTGTGGTGAGGCTGCCCTCAGCGTGCCGGGCTGCAGAGGTCAAAGTCTGGCTCGAGACCTCTGATGGATTCAGCGTGATCAAAGAGGTTTTTGACCAGACCAGCAG GTTTGCTCGACTGGAGAAGCTCATGGTGGGCTTAGCAGGGAGGAACTTGTACATTCGCTTCCAGTCTCAGACGGGAGACGCCATGGGCATGAACATGCTCTCCAAG GGGACTGAACAGGCTCTGCAGAGACTCCGGCAGCAGTATCCAGACGTGGAGGTGCTGTCGGTCAGTGGCAACTATTGCACCGACAAGAAGTCTGCTGCCATAAACTGGATCCTGGGCCGGGGAAAGTCAGCTGTGTGCGAGGCCACCATCCCTGCCAACGTGGTCCAGAAG GTGTTAAAAAGCAGCACAGCTTCTCTGGTGGATCTTAACATCAACAAGAACCTGGTGGGCTCGGCCATGGCCGGCAGCATCGGGGGCTTTAATGCTCATGCCGCCAACATCGTAGCAGCCATCTACATTGCCTGTGGACAG GACCCGGCTCAGACAGTGGGGAGCTCCAACTGTATCACGCTGATGGAGCCTGCTGGTCCGGAGGGGGAAGACCTGTACATCAGCTGCACCATGCCCTCCATAGAGCTGGGCACTGTGGGAGGGGGCACCAACCTGGCTCCACAGCAGGCTTGTCTGCAG ATGCTCGGTGTCCAAGGGACCAGTTCCAACCAGCCAGGCGATAACGCCCGTCAGCTGGCCCGGGTGGTTTGTGCCACGGTTCTGGCGGGGGAGCTCTCCCTGATGGGCGCTTTAGCTGCTGGACACCTCGTCAAGAGCCACATGGCCCACAACAG ATCCCAAACCAACCTGTCAGAAACACCTTGA
- the LOC117959163 gene encoding beta-1,3-galactosyl-O-glycosyl-glycoprotein beta-1,6-N-acetylglucosaminyltransferase 4-like: protein MNTRSVLRLTRKPFISSLLSLLTLCVLILVSVRFSYIPESLPPPAALDDIQTFHRYNINCKAIYDMDPVEMGKSMIIREKQVVVDNDESLLNLTSNCPLFIKSRGYDDVCVSEEEKDYPLAYSLVVHKSAWMIERLIRTLYSPGNIYCIHYDQKSSAQFISAVEGLARCLPNVFIASKRESVFYASFSRLKADLNCLSDLLGSEVKWKYVVNLCGQDFPLRSNIELVSEFKKLEGANMLETCRPTDYKRQRFTFHHEVRDANYEYVKLPVKTEQRKSPPPHSIEVFTGSAYFVLSRDFIVHMNSSDVVKDFLAWSEDTYSPDEHFWATLVRLPGVPGELPRSHPDVTDLMSQTRLVKWHYLEKNLYPPCSGKHVRSVCIYGAAEMRWLLKYGHWFANKFDPNVDPILIQCLEEKLEEKQKMFQTLASDDCFKG from the coding sequence ATGAATACACGTTCAGTACTGAGACTAACAAGAAAGCCCTTCATCTCTTCCCTCCTGTCACTGCTGACTCTGTGTGTCCTGATACTGGTCAGTGTGAGGTTCAGCTACATCCCTGAGTCCTTACCTCCCCCGGCGGCTTTGGATGACATCCAGACATTCCACAGATACAATATTAACTGTAAGGCCATATACGACATGGACCCAGTGGAGATGGGGAAGTCGATGATCATCAGAGAGAAACAAGTTGTGGTAGACAATGATGAAAGTCTCCTTAACCTTACCTCAAACTGCCCTTTGTTCATCAAGTCCAGAGGTTATGATGACGTGTGTGtctcagaggaggagaaagattATCCTCTTGCTTACTCGCTGGTTGTGCACAAATCTGCATGGATGATAGAGAGACTCATCCGAACGCTGTACTCGCCCGGTAACATCTACTGCATCCACTATGATCAGAAGTCCTCGGCTCAGTTCATCTCAGCTGTGGAGGGTCTGGCCCGCTGTTTGCCCAATGTCTTCATCGCGTCCAAGCGAGAATCTGTCTTTTATGCGAGCTTCAGTCGATTAAAAGCTGATCTCAACTGTCTCTCTGACCTTTTGGGGTCAGAAGTCAAGTGGAAGTACGTCGTCAACCTCTGTGGCCAAGATTTCCCCCTCAGGTCCAACATCGAGCTGGTGTCAGAATTTAAGAAGTTAGAAGGAGCCAACATGCTGGAGACATGCCGACCCACTGACTATAAGAGGCAGAGGTTCACCTTTCACCACGAGGTGAGGGATGCCAACTATGAATATGTGAAACTGCCGGTGaaaacagagcagagaaagagcCCACCGCCGCACAGCATCGAGGTCTTCACTGGGAGCGCCTACTTTGTCTTGTCCCGGGACTTCATTGTGCACATGAACTCCTCGGATGTGGTGAAAGATTTCTTGGCCTGGTCAGAGGACACCTACTCTCCAGACGAACACTTCTGGGCTACCCTTGTGCGACTGCCAGGTGTACCTGGAGAGTTGCCCAGATCGCATCCCGATGTCACCGACCTGATGAGTCAGACCCGGCTGGTGAAGTGGCACTACCTGGAGAAGAACCTCTACCCACCCTGCTCAGGGAAACACGTCCGCAGCGTCTGCATTTACGGTGCTGCGGAAATGCGGTGGTTGCTCAAATACGGCCACTGGTTCGCCAATAAGTTCGACCCCAACGTGGACCCCATTCTTATCCAGTGCCTTGAGGAAAAGctagaggaaaaacaaaagatgttcCAAACACTGGCATCTGATGACTGTTTTAAGGGTTAA